The region CACCAGCAGCCGCTCCCAGCCCAGGAACGCGCCGATCACGGCGGCCAGTTTCACGTCCCCGAATCCCATGGCGCTGGCGTCGCTTCCGGCGTCGGCGTCCGGGGTGTCGTCTTCCCGGTGGCGGCGCCAGTGCAGCCACCAGTACACGCCGCACACCAGCGACACGGCCCCGGCCGCGGCCAGGGCGCCCTGCACCATCAGGATCATGCCGGGGCCCACACCCGCGCTGCCCAGGGTCACGCTGATCAGCAGGCCCCCCAGCGTCAGCAGTTCGGGCACGCGCACCACGCGCCGGGCAGCCAGATTCACCCCCGCCGAGAGCAGGCCCACCCCGGCGCCCCACCAGGGGCCCAGCCACGCCCCGGCCAGCAGCGCCAGACTGATCTGCTGGTAGCCCAGCGGAAACTCGGGAAACTGCCGCTCGCGCAGGCGCCGCAGCACCCACGAGCCGAACTGGTTGATGGCCACCAGCAGCCCGGCGCCTAGCAGCGCGCCCTGCACGGCCCCGGCGAAGTCCGGCAGGGCAGAGGTGCCCCACCACCCGTTCAGGGCGCCAAAGGCCAGCCCCAGGGCCACGCCGGGCAACGTCAGTTCATCGGGAATGGTGTAGGTGTCCAGGTCAATGGCGCTGCCCACCAGCAGCAGCGTCAGCAGCACCATCAGCCCCAGGGCGCCCCAGCCGACCACCAGCGGGGGAAACAGCGCGGCCACCGTGGCGTAGCCCACCCCGGTCAGCAGTTCCACCACCGGATAGCGCGCCTTGATGGGCGCCCCGCAGTACCGGCACTTGCCCCGCAGGGCCAGCCAGGAGACCACCGGCACCAGATCAGCCACGCCCAGGCGGTGGTTGCAGTGCGGGCAGTGGCTGGGCGGAAAGGCGATGTTCTCGCCGCGCGGCAGCCGCCAGATCAGCACGTTGGAAAACGAGCCCACCAGCAGGCCCAGCAGACCGGCGAACACCACGAGAAGAAGATCAGGGCTCACGGGGGCAAGTCTACGGGGCAAACTCTTACAACGCCGTCCCCCGGGCCTACTGGCCCTGCGCCATGCGCCGCCGGATGTGGTTGATGTCCCAGCCGGTCAGGTTCGCCAGAGTCTGCGCCTGGGCCTCGGCGCGGCGCTTCAGGTCCGCGCGGTAGGTGTTCATGGCCTGACAATTCGCGCTTCCCTTGTAGGGGTGGCGCAGGATGTAACGACCCTGGAAGGTGCCTTGGTTCTTCGTGACCTTGAAGTGCAGGTCCTGGGGAAAGGTGGCGGCGGTGTAGCGCACATGCAGCCGGGTCAGGTACACGGGTTTGGCGGGACCGCTGGGCGGGGCGCTGCCAGCGGGCACCGGCGCGGGGCGGCCCCAGCCGTCTTCCTGGCGCCAGAACACGCCGGCGGCCTGCAGTTCCTCGGGGGTGGGCGGTTCGGTGGAGCAGGGATCGCAGTTGTTGGTGTTCCAGGCGTATTCCAGCAGGGCCACACTCTTGCCCTCGCGTTCGTAGGCCCGGCGGAACACGTGGCGGTAGAAGGGCCCGAACTGATTTTTCACCAGCAGCGGCACCTCCTTGTTCGTGGGAATGGGCGCCGTGCGGTAGTTGCTGGTTTCCACCCGCCCCTGCGGCGAGAGCAGATACACTGTCAGGTCCTGTTCGCCCGGCGAATTCAGCGTGCCCAGGCGAATGGGCAGCATGAACTTCTCGGAGGTGTACGACAGCACAATGGGATTCAGGAAGCCGCCCCCGGCTTTCTCGAAGCGCTCCACGTTCACCCGCACCACGAAAAATTTCATGCCGCCCTTGATGTAGCTTCCCAGCATTCCGTCCGCGCCGGCAGGCAGCCGGTAGCCCTCGCCGCGCAAGTAGGCGGCCAGGCCGGTCTGCTGCTGGGCGCTCAGAATCAGGATGTCGTATTCGCCCACCTGATAGCTGGCTTCAATCTTCACGCCCTGAGCCTGGGCGCGCGCGGCGGCGCGGTCCTCCATGGGGGCCGAGGTGGTCGCCGTGGTCGGCATGGGCCGGGGCGGCGGCGCACAGGGGTTCTCGTCGAAGTATTCCACCAGCCGGGGCGCACTGTAGGCGTCCAGCTTCTGCACGATGCTGGGATCGCCAATACGGATGTCCTCGCGCCGGGGCACCACCGGAATGGGCACAATCCGGGCAAAGTCCTTCACGTCGCCGGAATAGTCGTTCATCATCGTGAACACGCTGCGGTTGCCGTCGCGCGCAATGATGACCTGATTGGTGCGGTTAAACAGCTTGCTGTCGGCCTTGGCCACAAAAAAGCCGCAGAAGGCCGCCGCCGAGGAGCTCAGGCCGAGGCCAAGCAGGGTCCACGTGAGCCGGGTCTTTCGCATGTGCGCTCCTGGGAACAGGGGAGAGGGGGTGTGCAGCCAGCATACCTGCGCGTCCCGGCCAGCGCGTGCTGATCTGTGGCGCAAAGGGCAGGGGCGCCAGAAGACTGCTCCGGCGCCCCTGCTGTTCTCGGCCCTTAGCCCCTTCGACGCTTAGACCGGACGCGAAAACGCCCCCTAATGCCCTAATGCCGCCCGAAATGCCCCAGCTGCGGCACGTTGGGCTTCCACTCAGGTCTCTCGACGACCTCGCCGTACAGGTCGTACTCGTCACTGTCCTCTATCCGCACGCGCACGATGTCGCCAATCTTGACCTGCCCGGCGAAGTCCCCGGCGTACATGTACACCTGCCCGTCAATACCCGGGGCGTCGCCCTTGGTGCGGCCAATCAGCTTGGTGCCGGGCTGATCGTCGTCGTCATCGTTGAACTCGTCCACGATCACGTCCATCACGCGGCCCACCTTCTCGGCCAGCTTCTCGGCGCTGATGCGCTGGGCCACCGCCATGAAGCGGGCCAGGCGCTCCTGCTTGACCTCCTCGGGCACAGGGCCGTCCAGCCGGTTGGCGTCGGCTTCTTCCACGTCGGAGTAGGCAAAGGCCCCCACGCGGTCCAGGCGGGCGTCTTCCAGAAATTGCAGCAGCTCCTGAAACTCCGCTTCCGTCTCGCCAGGAAAGCCCACGATAAAGGTGGAGCGGATGACCAGCTCCGGGCAGATCTCGCGCCAGCGGCGGATGGTGTCCAGCTGCTTGCCGGCCCCGGGGCGGCGCATGCGCCGCAGCACACTGGGGCTGGCGTGCTGCAGCGGCACGTCCAGATAGGGCAGGATCTTGCCCTGCGCCATCAGCTCCACCAGTTTCTCCACATGCGGGTAGGGGTAGATGTAGTGCATGCGCACCCAGGCGCCCATCTCGCCCAGCTTGGCGGCCAGATCGGTCAGGTGGGCGCGCACTCCCTCGCCCTGGAATTCGCTTTCCCGGTAACGCACGTCCACTCCGTAGGCACTGGTGTCCTGCGAGATGATCATGAGTTCCTTGGTGCCGCCCGCAATCAGGCGAAACGCCTCGTACAGCACCGCGCCCGCGTCACGCGAGACCTGCAGGCCACGCAGCTTGGGAATGATGCAGAACGAGCAGGTGTGGTTGCAGCCCTCGGCAATTTTCACGTAGGCGTAGTGGCGGGGGGTGAGCTTCACGCTGGGCGCGAACACGTCGCCGTGGCGCGTGGCCTCGCGCTCGGGGCGCATGCCGGGGGCCGCCACCGGCAGCAGGCCGGTAAAGGCGTCTGTTTCGATGGGCAGCAGTTCGCGCACGTGGCCCATCACGTCGTCCACGGCCTCACTACCGGTAATGGCGGCCACCTTGGGGTGGCGCTCCATGATTTTCTCGGGGCGCTCGCCCAGGCAGCCGGTCACGATCACCTTGCCGGTGGCGTCCAGCGCCTCGCCAATGGCGTTCAGGCTCTCTTCCACAGCCGGCGTGATAAAGCCGCAGGTGTTCACGATCACTGCGTCGGCGTCCTCGTAGCTGGGGGCCACCTCGTAGCCCTCCACGCGCAGCTGGGTCAGAATGCGCTCGCTGTCCACCAGCGCCTTGGGGCACCCCAGGCTGATGAATCCCACTTTTTTCGTGCCCCCAGTGCTCTTCGCCGGGGCGGGCGTTACGGCTTGTATCATCGTGGCTCCTTGCTCGTGCGCCGCGCCCAGTTCCTGGGGGCACAGAGTTCAGCCCGCCACTGTAGCGCGGCGGGCTGAATTTTTCATGAATGGTGAGACTGTCTACAGATGTGAGTTATTTGCCTCGTCTACTTAGTCAAAACAGGAGGGGTATTGTTTTTTAAAGTCATTAATTTTTCTCAGTGTGCTTTGTTCCCTATTCTTGCCATCTTGGATTCTCTTTCCGGCCATTGCCATGTCGTATTGTGCCTCTACCATTCGGGCAGCATAATAGAGCTTCGCTCTAGGCTGTGCCTTAAGAGCGGCATTCTTAGCTGCTATGAAATTTGCTGAAGCTTTCGAATAATCGGGCGTCGCGAGGCCAATCTCTTGGCGCGCGCTGTTTAAATCAGACAATAAGTTCTGAGGAATGGTGGGGCATGCCGGCTTGCTCGGCTGATTGCCCGTTATGCAAAGAACACCTATTTTGTTCAAGGTTTGAATAGGAGAGTTGAGAGACTCAGGTGTTATCTCGCCAGGGTTGGGGCAGCCAAAATCAGGGTCCGTTGTGGGTACCGTGCAAACCACTATGCTCTGTCCAGAAACTCCGCCATTGGGGTGGGGCATTTCTTGATCACCTCTGTAACACTTAGGCGATACGACGATATTCTGCTCATTCAGATCCTGAGCTGACAGTGGATTTTCAAAGCCTGCAATAGGGTGGCTAGGAAGATAGCCGTTTGTTCCCAATGGAAAGTAAATTCTGGGGTCTCTGAGATTGAAAGGCACGTTGAAATCAGCACCTAAAATTTTAAGACCATCTTTATCCGTAGCTATGGCATTTGTGCTTTTACTGCTCGCATCTGCCAATAGAACTCTGTCATATTTATAAAGATCAGAGGAATCCAAGCGCACAATTTTCACGTTGGAGGCTGTCGCGAGGATTTGCTCTGAACTATAATAGTTTAGTTTTTTTTGCTGCGCCGTAAACGATCAGTTGTAGATCCGGATTATTTATTTTGGGAAGAACTATTTTATAGGTTACTGCATTCGTAAATCCGGTAATTCCACTAGCTTCAACGTAAGCGCTATTCAAATCGAAATCTGCTAGAGTGACATTATTGATTGTGGAAAGTAGGCTGTTAATTGCTGAGCTCAACGAGATTATGCTGTTCTTAAATTATCAGTAGCATCTCCTGCGTAGCTTTATCTTTGATAAGAAGGTTGTAGCACTGTCTGAGATTTGAGGGATGGCTTCTCTGTCTGACTTATTGTGGGCGGCTGCATATTTGCTCCACAACTTGCGAGGGGAAGGGTAATCAAAAGAGCGGAGGCAAGGAGTCTAGCAAGTTTCATTTAATCTCCAAAGTTTGGCAATGCGAAGAACTGAGTGGCAAATCGCTTGCCGTTGACAGTTTTGAGCCTTTTGAGAGCTCCAAGCAAAGTTAATTGATTCTCCTCACTCATAAATACCAATTTCGCTCGACACTTGGGCGCTCATCGTTTAGGGCGTTATTTTTGGATCAGCCCTGCTGGCTATATCAGTAAGCTATACTGCCCCTCAGCATGAATGCCAAGGTCATTGTGGTCACGTCCGGCAAAGGGGGCGTGGGCAAAACCACGACCACCGCGAACATAGGAGCCGCCCTGGCCAAACTGGGCGAGAAGGTCGCGGTCATTGACGTGGACGTGGGCCTGCGAAACCTCGACGTGGTGATGGGCCTGGAGTCACGTGTGGTCTTTGACCTTGTGGACGTCCTGGAGGGCAAGTGCCGCATGAGCCAGGCCCTGATTCGCGACAAGCGCGTGGAGAACCTCTTTCTGCTGCCCGCCTCTCAGACCCGCGACAAAGACGCCCTGGACCCCGAAGTGTTCAAGGGCGTGGTGCGCGACCTCGTGGAGCAGGAGGGCTTTGACCGCATTCTGATTGACAGCCCCGCCGGCATCGAATCCGGCTTCAAGACGGCGGCGGCGCCGGCCGGGGGTGCACTGGTTGTGGTGAACCCCGAAGTCTCCAGCGTGCGCGACGCCGACCGCATCATTGGTCTGCTGGAAGCGCAGCAGGTCAGTGAGATCCGGCTGGTCATCAACCGCCTGCGCCCCAAGATGGTCGCCAGCGGCAACATGCTCAGTGAAGCCGACATCCTCGACATTCTGGGCGTCAAGCCCATCGGCATCGTGCCCGAGGACGAAGGGATCATCGTGAGCACCAACGTGGGCGAGCCGGCGGTGCTGGGCAAGACCAAGGCGGGCGAGGCGTTCATGGCCACCGCCCGGCGCCTGAAGGGCGAGGATGTGCCGTACCCCAAGTTTGAAGAAGACCGGGGGTTCATGGCCGCGCTGCGCCGCCTGTTCGGGGGGGCCTGACATGTTTTCGTGGATGAAGCGGGGCCGCACCAAGGAAACCCTCAAAGACCGTCTGGAACTGGTGCTGGCCTATGACCGCGCCCAGATTCCCCCCGGCAAGGTGGATGCCCTGCGCAACGACCTGCTGGAAGTGGTCAAGCGCTATTTCCCCAC is a window of Deinococcus arcticus DNA encoding:
- a CDS encoding DUF2330 domain-containing protein is translated as MRKTRLTWTLLGLGLSSSAAAFCGFFVAKADSKLFNRTNQVIIARDGNRSVFTMMNDYSGDVKDFARIVPIPVVPRREDIRIGDPSIVQKLDAYSAPRLVEYFDENPCAPPPRPMPTTATTSAPMEDRAAARAQAQGVKIEASYQVGEYDILILSAQQQTGLAAYLRGEGYRLPAGADGMLGSYIKGGMKFFVVRVNVERFEKAGGGFLNPIVLSYTSEKFMLPIRLGTLNSPGEQDLTVYLLSPQGRVETSNYRTAPIPTNKEVPLLVKNQFGPFYRHVFRRAYEREGKSVALLEYAWNTNNCDPCSTEPPTPEELQAAGVFWRQEDGWGRPAPVPAGSAPPSGPAKPVYLTRLHVRYTAATFPQDLHFKVTKNQGTFQGRYILRHPYKGSANCQAMNTYRADLKRRAEAQAQTLANLTGWDINHIRRRMAQGQ
- the minD gene encoding septum site-determining protein MinD, with the translated sequence MNAKVIVVTSGKGGVGKTTTTANIGAALAKLGEKVAVIDVDVGLRNLDVVMGLESRVVFDLVDVLEGKCRMSQALIRDKRVENLFLLPASQTRDKDALDPEVFKGVVRDLVEQEGFDRILIDSPAGIESGFKTAAAPAGGALVVVNPEVSSVRDADRIIGLLEAQQVSEIRLVINRLRPKMVASGNMLSEADILDILGVKPIGIVPEDEGIIVSTNVGEPAVLGKTKAGEAFMATARRLKGEDVPYPKFEEDRGFMAALRRLFGGA
- the rimO gene encoding 30S ribosomal protein S12 methylthiotransferase RimO, producing MIQAVTPAPAKSTGGTKKVGFISLGCPKALVDSERILTQLRVEGYEVAPSYEDADAVIVNTCGFITPAVEESLNAIGEALDATGKVIVTGCLGERPEKIMERHPKVAAITGSEAVDDVMGHVRELLPIETDAFTGLLPVAAPGMRPEREATRHGDVFAPSVKLTPRHYAYVKIAEGCNHTCSFCIIPKLRGLQVSRDAGAVLYEAFRLIAGGTKELMIISQDTSAYGVDVRYRESEFQGEGVRAHLTDLAAKLGEMGAWVRMHYIYPYPHVEKLVELMAQGKILPYLDVPLQHASPSVLRRMRRPGAGKQLDTIRRWREICPELVIRSTFIVGFPGETEAEFQELLQFLEDARLDRVGAFAYSDVEEADANRLDGPVPEEVKQERLARFMAVAQRISAEKLAEKVGRVMDVIVDEFNDDDDDQPGTKLIGRTKGDAPGIDGQVYMYAGDFAGQVKIGDIVRVRIEDSDEYDLYGEVVERPEWKPNVPQLGHFGRH
- the minE gene encoding cell division topological specificity factor MinE; amino-acid sequence: MFSWMKRGRTKETLKDRLELVLAYDRAQIPPGKVDALRNDLLEVVKRYFPTGHSSVEIEQRGDMVVLMANIPLDEGGPSGRAR
- a CDS encoding prepilin peptidase; this encodes MSPDLLLVVFAGLLGLLVGSFSNVLIWRLPRGENIAFPPSHCPHCNHRLGVADLVPVVSWLALRGKCRYCGAPIKARYPVVELLTGVGYATVAALFPPLVVGWGALGLMVLLTLLLVGSAIDLDTYTIPDELTLPGVALGLAFGALNGWWGTSALPDFAGAVQGALLGAGLLVAINQFGSWVLRRLRERQFPEFPLGYQQISLALLAGAWLGPWWGAGVGLLSAGVNLAARRVVRVPELLTLGGLLISVTLGSAGVGPGMILMVQGALAAAGAVSLVCGVYWWLHWRRHREDDTPDADAGSDASAMGFGDVKLAAVIGAFLGWERLLVAVVVAVFAGALFGLVQMAARRENRVKFGPYLALGAVVALIWGGRLVAEYRGMLGL